One Anthonomus grandis grandis chromosome 13, icAntGran1.3, whole genome shotgun sequence DNA segment encodes these proteins:
- the LOC126743906 gene encoding helix-loop-helix protein 13 isoform X2, with amino-acid sequence MSRGQLPDSSSSPPIHHMQYGYNTGDLSEDEVSDLPSCAFASRSTNSNLQHHYLTSLHHNPDSGPCGSTASNLTSDFYTSSPYRVQRHAANIRERKRMLRSAIGPTGINSAFDELRMHVPTFPYEKRLSKIDTLRLAIAYIALLREVLTADCDPLTYVERCLRGEIKADRANWNTSDLTARLSWINWENLGVTPGRRSALTSLALSTTENN; translated from the exons ATGAGTAGAGGTCAGTTACCAGATTCTTCTAGTTCACCGCCCATTcacca CATGCAATACGGATACAACACAGGCGACCTCTCGGAAGATGAGGTGTCAGATCTGCCAAGTTGCGCCTTCGCCTCCAGATCAACGAACTCCAACCTTCAACATCATTACTTGACTTCACTACATCACAATCCTG ATTCAGGCCCCTGTGGTTCAACTGCAAGCAACTTGACTTCGGACTTCTACACTTCATCCCCCTATAGAGTCCAAAGACACGCGGCGAACATTCGAGAAAGGAAACGCATGCTGAGGTCTGCTATTGGACCCACCGG TATAAACTCTGCTTTTGACGAGTTGAGAATGCACGTGCCCACCTTCCCATATGAAAAGAGGCTATCAAAAATCGACACTTTGAGGCTGGCTATAGCATATATAGCTTTGTTAAGAGAGGTACTGACTGCGGACTGTGATCCTTTGACCTATGTGGAACGTTGTCTGAGAGGGGAAATTAAAGCGGATAGAGCCAACTGGAACACCAGTG ATTTGACTGCAAGATTGTCTTGGATAAACTGGGAAAATTTGGGAGTGACGCCTGGAAGAAGAAGCGCCTTAACTTCTTTGGCCTTAAGCActacagaaaataattaa
- the LOC126743906 gene encoding helix-loop-helix protein 13 isoform X4, translating into MSRGQLPDSSSSPPIHHMQYGYNTGDLSEDEVSDLPSCAFASRSTNSNLQHHYLTSLHHNPDSGPCGSTASNLTSDFYTSSPYRVQRHAANIRERKRMLSINSAFDELRMHVPTFPYEKRLSKIDTLRLAIAYIALLREVLTADCDPLTYVERCLRGEIKADRANWNTSDLTARLSWINWENLGVTPGRRSALTSLALSTTENN; encoded by the exons ATGAGTAGAGGTCAGTTACCAGATTCTTCTAGTTCACCGCCCATTcacca CATGCAATACGGATACAACACAGGCGACCTCTCGGAAGATGAGGTGTCAGATCTGCCAAGTTGCGCCTTCGCCTCCAGATCAACGAACTCCAACCTTCAACATCATTACTTGACTTCACTACATCACAATCCTG ATTCAGGCCCCTGTGGTTCAACTGCAAGCAACTTGACTTCGGACTTCTACACTTCATCCCCCTATAGAGTCCAAAGACACGCGGCGAACATTCGAGAAAGGAAACGCATGCTGAG TATAAACTCTGCTTTTGACGAGTTGAGAATGCACGTGCCCACCTTCCCATATGAAAAGAGGCTATCAAAAATCGACACTTTGAGGCTGGCTATAGCATATATAGCTTTGTTAAGAGAGGTACTGACTGCGGACTGTGATCCTTTGACCTATGTGGAACGTTGTCTGAGAGGGGAAATTAAAGCGGATAGAGCCAACTGGAACACCAGTG ATTTGACTGCAAGATTGTCTTGGATAAACTGGGAAAATTTGGGAGTGACGCCTGGAAGAAGAAGCGCCTTAACTTCTTTGGCCTTAAGCActacagaaaataattaa
- the LOC126743906 gene encoding helix-loop-helix protein 13 isoform X1 produces MSRGQLPDSSSSPPIHHMQYGYNTGDLSEDEVSDLPSCAFASRSTNSNLQHHYLTSLHHNPDSGPCGSTASNLTSDFYTSSPYRVQRHAANIRERKRMLRSAIGPTGSINSAFDELRMHVPTFPYEKRLSKIDTLRLAIAYIALLREVLTADCDPLTYVERCLRGEIKADRANWNTSDLTARLSWINWENLGVTPGRRSALTSLALSTTENN; encoded by the exons ATGAGTAGAGGTCAGTTACCAGATTCTTCTAGTTCACCGCCCATTcacca CATGCAATACGGATACAACACAGGCGACCTCTCGGAAGATGAGGTGTCAGATCTGCCAAGTTGCGCCTTCGCCTCCAGATCAACGAACTCCAACCTTCAACATCATTACTTGACTTCACTACATCACAATCCTG ATTCAGGCCCCTGTGGTTCAACTGCAAGCAACTTGACTTCGGACTTCTACACTTCATCCCCCTATAGAGTCCAAAGACACGCGGCGAACATTCGAGAAAGGAAACGCATGCTGAGGTCTGCTATTGGACCCACCGG CAGTATAAACTCTGCTTTTGACGAGTTGAGAATGCACGTGCCCACCTTCCCATATGAAAAGAGGCTATCAAAAATCGACACTTTGAGGCTGGCTATAGCATATATAGCTTTGTTAAGAGAGGTACTGACTGCGGACTGTGATCCTTTGACCTATGTGGAACGTTGTCTGAGAGGGGAAATTAAAGCGGATAGAGCCAACTGGAACACCAGTG ATTTGACTGCAAGATTGTCTTGGATAAACTGGGAAAATTTGGGAGTGACGCCTGGAAGAAGAAGCGCCTTAACTTCTTTGGCCTTAAGCActacagaaaataattaa
- the LOC126743906 gene encoding helix-loop-helix protein 13 isoform X3 — MSRGQLPDSSSSPPIHHMQYGYNTGDLSEDEVSDLPSCAFASRSTNSNLQHHYLTSLHHNPDSGPCGSTASNLTSDFYTSSPYRVQRHAANIRERKRMLSSINSAFDELRMHVPTFPYEKRLSKIDTLRLAIAYIALLREVLTADCDPLTYVERCLRGEIKADRANWNTSDLTARLSWINWENLGVTPGRRSALTSLALSTTENN; from the exons ATGAGTAGAGGTCAGTTACCAGATTCTTCTAGTTCACCGCCCATTcacca CATGCAATACGGATACAACACAGGCGACCTCTCGGAAGATGAGGTGTCAGATCTGCCAAGTTGCGCCTTCGCCTCCAGATCAACGAACTCCAACCTTCAACATCATTACTTGACTTCACTACATCACAATCCTG ATTCAGGCCCCTGTGGTTCAACTGCAAGCAACTTGACTTCGGACTTCTACACTTCATCCCCCTATAGAGTCCAAAGACACGCGGCGAACATTCGAGAAAGGAAACGCATGCTGAG CAGTATAAACTCTGCTTTTGACGAGTTGAGAATGCACGTGCCCACCTTCCCATATGAAAAGAGGCTATCAAAAATCGACACTTTGAGGCTGGCTATAGCATATATAGCTTTGTTAAGAGAGGTACTGACTGCGGACTGTGATCCTTTGACCTATGTGGAACGTTGTCTGAGAGGGGAAATTAAAGCGGATAGAGCCAACTGGAACACCAGTG ATTTGACTGCAAGATTGTCTTGGATAAACTGGGAAAATTTGGGAGTGACGCCTGGAAGAAGAAGCGCCTTAACTTCTTTGGCCTTAAGCActacagaaaataattaa